The following coding sequences lie in one Primulina huaijiensis isolate GDHJ02 chromosome 2, ASM1229523v2, whole genome shotgun sequence genomic window:
- the LOC140969198 gene encoding protein RER1B-like: MEGVGGDGPSTAAAALNQRRLELSKLFQYFLDKSTPHTSYRWIGTFVLVLIYALRVYYVQGFYIVTYGLGIYILNLVIGFLSPLVDPELESSDGLVLPTKGSDEFKPFIRRLPEFKFWYAITKAFCIAFVMTFFSMFDVPVFWPILLCYWLVLFVLTMKRQILHMIKYKYMPFNIGKQTYGGKKHTTGPSSSRAD; encoded by the exons ATGGAGGGGGTTGGAGGTGATGGTCCctcaacagcagcagcagcactGAACCAACGGAGGCTTGAACTTTCAAAGCTTTTTCAATACTTCTTGGATAAATCTACTCCACATACTTCTTATCGGTGGATTGGAACCTTTGTTTTAGTGTTGATTTATGCTCTGCGAGTTTACTATGTTCAAGGGTTCTACATTGTTACGTATGGCCTGGGGATCTACATTCTGAATTTGGTCATCGGGTTTCTGTCACCTCTTGTTGACCCAGAGCTGGAATCATCAGATGGACTTGTGCTGCCAACAAAGGGTTCAGACGAATTTAAGCCTTTCATTCGGCGTCTCCCAGAGTTCAAATTTTG GTATGCCATTACCAAAGCCTTCTGTATAGCCTTCGTCATGACCTTCTTTTCCATGTTTGATGTTCCAGTATTTTGGCCAATATTGTTGTGCTACTGGCTTGTTCTTTTTGTTCTAACAATGAAGCGTCAAATCTTGCATATGATCAAGTACAAGTATATGCCATTTAACATTGGAAAGCAG ACATACGGTGGGAAAAAACATACTACTGGCCCCAGCAGCTCCCGAGCAGACTGA